One genomic segment of Kiritimatiella glycovorans includes these proteins:
- a CDS encoding LamG-like jellyroll fold domain-containing protein: protein MIKTTKRNLLAAALVAAGMMTTVNAAETTPKLELGGERLKPGAVLELTDGVPDWRELFRADFTLHTRVKPDGDRFGDGIMFSWRSLENRLHMGALLGCQPINRDSFRMLYFFIDMPKGDVTGMTSRQIAGNSRRGYIGVPLWPEIEPINEKGWHDIIVRTQGNFIEIFIDGVVRAKKNVAASPRVQANTMFPRTVYADRSWTAVGGEADGRLPFPGEIDGFRAWDRALSDDEIKELSGGVFQGNYDRPFGWNQLGLFPNDWSYEKRKEWIDQQCLRMQRELIANEPFYPRFHPTFVTDTYNHMTIHAKGKTHLVPYFGFGYWNSFPIWDNWAFGHLVSDDGVRWKTVEQIWKLPSLNGTLYEEKKTGEVLGLLGWAGPDFQRFSLDRKMNVIRAEDDDLLKWSQHERSPLNVYEPEGWVGQDCDIFEQDGAYYMVAACKSFHGDPEKRSDIHLYRSDNLLDWEYVGLFYSGSNEGYGTEALHIFPIEDKLVMTGCHRIDLDAGYLIGTMRDGRFVPDVPLGERNGLFRFNYESPAERKTLPPTVWTVVDAKGRHVANQWLWFNAYSRKYGVRESMRRGWNGSSYSLSQEVKLLSDGSVGLFPLPEYAELRKPDSHRSTSGLNDGKSETLTGPAWLDLVAKWNGEGESVTLVLSKGGKDEVRIVYEDGKGVRLAPSAGSPAFIRNRDFVPVAFDDADKEIRVFLDGLFTEVYVAGRFFGFKWHNEAPGEVTARFEKIGGTAELESLDLWEMGSCWVK from the coding sequence GTGATCAAAACAACGAAGAGAAACCTGCTGGCCGCCGCGCTCGTTGCGGCGGGGATGATGACAACTGTCAATGCCGCTGAGACCACTCCAAAGCTGGAGCTTGGCGGAGAGCGCCTGAAGCCGGGTGCCGTGCTGGAGCTAACTGATGGCGTGCCGGACTGGCGGGAGCTGTTTAGGGCCGATTTCACGCTGCACACGCGGGTCAAGCCGGACGGCGACCGCTTCGGCGACGGGATCATGTTTTCCTGGCGCAGTTTGGAAAACCGCCTGCACATGGGCGCGCTGCTGGGCTGCCAGCCGATCAACCGCGACAGCTTCCGCATGCTTTATTTCTTCATCGACATGCCCAAGGGCGATGTCACCGGCATGACCAGCAGACAGATTGCGGGGAACTCGCGGCGCGGCTACATCGGCGTGCCGCTCTGGCCGGAGATCGAGCCGATCAACGAGAAGGGCTGGCACGACATCATCGTGCGGACGCAGGGCAACTTCATCGAAATCTTCATCGACGGCGTGGTGCGGGCGAAGAAAAACGTGGCCGCCAGTCCGAGGGTCCAGGCGAACACCATGTTTCCGAGGACCGTTTACGCGGACCGCTCCTGGACAGCGGTGGGCGGCGAAGCGGACGGGCGGCTGCCGTTCCCGGGCGAGATTGACGGTTTTAGGGCATGGGATCGCGCGCTCTCCGACGACGAGATCAAGGAACTCAGCGGCGGGGTGTTTCAGGGCAACTACGACCGCCCGTTCGGATGGAACCAGCTCGGACTGTTCCCCAACGACTGGAGCTATGAAAAGCGCAAGGAGTGGATCGACCAACAGTGCCTGCGCATGCAGCGCGAGCTGATTGCAAACGAGCCGTTCTACCCGCGTTTCCATCCGACCTTTGTCACCGATACCTACAACCACATGACGATCCATGCCAAGGGCAAGACCCACCTGGTGCCTTATTTCGGTTTCGGTTACTGGAACTCCTTCCCGATCTGGGATAACTGGGCCTTCGGACATCTGGTCAGCGACGACGGCGTGCGCTGGAAAACGGTGGAACAGATCTGGAAACTGCCCTCGCTCAACGGCACGCTCTACGAGGAAAAGAAGACCGGCGAGGTGCTCGGCCTGCTCGGCTGGGCTGGGCCGGACTTCCAGCGCTTTTCGCTCGACCGAAAGATGAACGTCATTCGAGCCGAGGACGACGACCTGCTCAAGTGGAGCCAGCACGAGCGCTCGCCTTTGAACGTTTATGAGCCGGAGGGATGGGTCGGGCAGGACTGCGATATCTTCGAGCAAGACGGTGCCTATTACATGGTCGCCGCTTGCAAGAGTTTCCATGGAGACCCCGAGAAACGCTCGGACATCCACCTCTACCGCTCCGATAACCTGCTCGACTGGGAATACGTCGGGCTCTTCTACAGCGGCAGCAATGAAGGCTACGGCACCGAGGCGCTGCACATCTTCCCGATCGAAGACAAGCTGGTGATGACCGGCTGTCACCGGATCGATCTCGATGCCGGCTACCTCATCGGAACGATGCGGGACGGCAGGTTTGTGCCGGATGTGCCGCTCGGAGAGCGCAATGGGCTGTTTCGCTTCAATTATGAAAGTCCGGCAGAACGAAAAACCCTCCCCCCCACAGTCTGGACCGTGGTTGACGCGAAGGGTCGCCACGTAGCCAACCAGTGGCTTTGGTTCAACGCCTACTCGCGGAAATACGGGGTGCGCGAGTCGATGCGGCGCGGCTGGAACGGCAGCAGCTATTCGCTTTCGCAGGAGGTCAAACTCCTGTCCGACGGCTCGGTCGGCCTCTTCCCGCTTCCGGAATATGCGGAACTGCGCAAGCCCGATTCGCACCGCTCTACGAGCGGACTTAACGATGGCAAATCCGAAACCCTCACCGGCCCGGCATGGCTCGATCTTGTCGCCAAGTGGAACGGCGAGGGCGAGTCCGTGACACTGGTGCTCAGCAAGGGCGGCAAGGATGAGGTGCGGATTGTCTATGAAGACGGCAAAGGCGTGCGGCTCGCCCCTTCGGCGGGATCTCCCGCCTTCATCCGCAACCGCGATTTCGTCCCTGTCGCTTTTGACGACGCGGACAAGGAAATCCGCGTCTTCCTCGACGGCCTCTTCACCGAGGTCTATGTCGCGGGCCGATTCTTCGGCTTCAAATGGCACAACGAGGCACCCGGCGAAGTGACCGCCCGCTTCGAAAAGATTGGCGGCACCGCCGAACTCGAATCCCTCGACCTCTGGGAGATGGGCTCCTGCTGGGTGAAATGA
- a CDS encoding glycosyl hydrolase family 28-related protein: MTTRSGQYFRSRGLRRTRAVVCLLLGAVLSAHARTEVDVVADFGAVANDGIDDAPAFQDALDYLNSTGGGTLHVPPGRFLFNERVSVEARDWRLTIQGDPLGETELQVDNPDGLFQLTHSTRYPQVNIRDLSITALREAAGTALEVTCPQGGVQEKRVVTLRKLEIRGNGGAEYFNRGIVIGGLYRPLIENCSVVHSTAADMSDSSPNFLPEVGIDVTDCYAPVIERCSVVGARVAYLYDSAENPEDGAVRDCTADYCRVGVRYFHDNGSGGKEETLWINDSDIRARDAGVEVKGRRILHISGNTFRRLSETHPLKDVTIEIVTMGFVTDNTFEGNLDAGRKNVSVLDDVTKYVVIIDNTLSGPFASALYIHPDAQNILSQ; the protein is encoded by the coding sequence ATGACGACAAGATCGGGCCAATATTTCCGGAGCCGCGGACTCCGCCGAACCCGCGCAGTTGTCTGCCTGCTGCTTGGGGCCGTCCTCAGTGCCCATGCGCGTACCGAAGTCGATGTGGTTGCCGATTTCGGTGCGGTCGCGAACGACGGCATCGACGATGCGCCGGCCTTCCAGGACGCGCTCGATTACCTGAACAGCACGGGCGGCGGTACACTCCATGTTCCTCCGGGCCGTTTTCTGTTCAATGAGCGTGTTTCAGTGGAGGCCCGCGATTGGCGGCTGACCATTCAGGGCGATCCCCTCGGCGAGACAGAGCTTCAGGTGGACAACCCGGACGGCCTCTTTCAACTGACTCACAGCACCCGCTACCCGCAGGTAAATATCCGCGATCTGTCCATCACCGCCCTCCGCGAAGCGGCGGGCACCGCGCTTGAGGTGACCTGTCCCCAGGGGGGGGTGCAGGAAAAACGGGTCGTCACGCTGCGCAAACTTGAGATCCGGGGAAATGGCGGCGCGGAATACTTCAACCGCGGGATCGTCATCGGCGGACTCTACCGGCCGCTGATCGAGAATTGCAGCGTGGTCCATTCCACCGCTGCGGACATGAGCGACAGCTCGCCCAATTTCCTGCCCGAGGTCGGGATCGACGTGACCGATTGCTACGCACCGGTGATCGAGCGCTGTTCGGTGGTCGGTGCCCGCGTCGCCTACCTATACGACTCGGCAGAAAACCCGGAGGATGGTGCGGTGCGCGACTGTACGGCGGACTACTGCCGGGTCGGAGTACGATATTTCCACGACAACGGAAGCGGCGGCAAAGAAGAGACGTTGTGGATCAACGACTCCGACATCCGGGCGCGCGATGCAGGGGTTGAGGTCAAGGGGCGGCGCATCCTCCATATATCGGGAAACACCTTTCGCCGATTGTCCGAAACCCATCCCCTCAAGGATGTCACCATAGAGATTGTCACCATGGGCTTCGTCACGGATAACACCTTCGAAGGCAATCTCGATGCCGGCCGCAAAAACGTGTCAGTGCTCGACGACGTCACCAAGTACGTCGTCATCATTGACAATACGCTCTCGGGTCCATTCGCTTCGGCTTTGTATATCCATCCCGATGCACAGAACATCCTGAGCCAATAG
- a CDS encoding IS30 family transposase gives MEQNQNSRKGKHLTRVERMVIERMSRGGIPPRDIAAALERHPRTIQRELKRGTVTHRDSEWREYRTYSSDRGQDLHDYHATARGPGLRLGRNYALAEFIRCRIVEHKESPDVVAFRMRQAGLEEVVCTKTIYNYIDKGVIFGLSNESLWEKRKRAKRRKRGARRLAKRISKGKSIDQRPEGAETREEFGHWEMDLVTGPTRGSNAALLTLVERRHRITIIRKLPDKSQASVLKVLRGLEREHGSRCFRQIFKTITVDNGSEFLDFEALEASSFSKQQRTQIFYAHPYSSWERGSNENGNRMIRRFVAKGRDIARFTKQKIRDIELWINNYPRRILDFMTPHELFTNELKTIS, from the coding sequence ATGGAACAGAATCAGAATAGCAGGAAGGGCAAGCACTTGACGAGGGTGGAGCGCATGGTGATTGAGCGGATGTCCCGTGGGGGGATCCCCCCACGGGACATCGCGGCCGCCTTGGAGCGTCACCCGCGTACGATCCAGCGTGAGCTCAAGCGCGGGACGGTGACCCACCGGGACTCGGAGTGGCGGGAATACCGGACCTACAGCAGCGATCGCGGCCAGGACCTCCATGATTACCACGCCACCGCAAGGGGGCCCGGTCTGAGGCTGGGCCGCAACTATGCGCTGGCCGAATTCATCCGTTGCCGCATTGTGGAACATAAGGAATCGCCCGATGTAGTCGCCTTTCGGATGCGTCAGGCCGGTCTGGAGGAGGTGGTGTGCACCAAGACGATCTATAACTACATCGATAAAGGCGTCATTTTCGGGCTCAGCAACGAGTCACTGTGGGAGAAGCGTAAGCGAGCCAAGCGGCGCAAACGCGGCGCTCGGCGGTTGGCGAAGCGGATTTCCAAAGGCAAAAGCATCGACCAGCGTCCCGAAGGAGCCGAGACGCGCGAGGAGTTCGGACACTGGGAGATGGACCTGGTGACCGGCCCCACGCGCGGGTCCAATGCCGCCCTATTGACCCTGGTGGAACGCAGACATCGGATCACGATCATTCGCAAGCTGCCTGATAAGAGCCAAGCCAGCGTGCTCAAAGTTCTCAGAGGGCTCGAGCGTGAACACGGCTCCCGCTGCTTCCGTCAGATCTTCAAGACCATCACGGTCGACAACGGCAGCGAGTTCCTGGACTTCGAAGCCTTAGAAGCCTCTTCCTTCTCGAAGCAACAGCGAACCCAGATCTTCTACGCCCACCCATACTCATCCTGGGAACGCGGATCGAACGAGAACGGCAACAGGATGATCAGACGGTTCGTGGCCAAGGGCCGGGATATCGCGCGCTTTACCAAGCAGAAAATCCGCGACATCGAGCTATGGATCAATAACTACCCGCGCCGGATCCTCGACTTCATGACCCCTCACGAACTCTTCACGAACGAACTCAAAACGATCTCATAA
- a CDS encoding glycosyl hydrolase, with translation MKTRKTTKGIFSVAVVLVAGSAFSPEPVAEINTEHERNQALMAKIDGAQSVAETLAALKEGWNNPPATYRPHTRWWWPGNAVTKEGITWHLEQMKEKGLGGVEIMSYGNVYQEGNIPFDSPEFIEMVKYTVDECRRLGMEVTPPLNPGWGHGSSNTPEDEKAMGLVYSEVDVEGGALAMELPLPKDGYGKIMPKRFEALVAVALGADGTPDPSRRFDLTDQVTGDRAWTRDPQMTIEAELPPGKWHLLAFWNCKTGQKCAGENYEPRSWLIDHLSYEAAQNHAGYMGGKYRQAFGADFGQTVDSMFGDSYEVAHGIAFWTHGLFDRFEREKGYDLRPYLPLALYDGAPETPYVRHDIGQFLHEAGMEGIVAGLADWCAEAGVDMRQQPHYRFTTDIIAASGVFQRPETENTKTSFEPTFWHKLTTSGAWLYPSDRKKWVSCEAFTFINHQYRTSMDQIKRGSDLFLRDGVTQFYNHGYFYTPEKEIAPSRDLLWGNRISHVSPWWPWYRGLADYQARACFLSRQGRAEADVLVYAPYPSTWSERFKHPAREVRDLPFGHLPKTLVANGYDFDFANDDLLLNHAEIRDGKIVINGYDYAVLILPRVLCLAPETLEKIGQFVQAGGTVFALDTLPETSGGLIDHEARDTRLAGMLGRLFATGGGEKAVGRGTTWFMPDCDGFEYLTKWAGVAGAWDPVPTPPLSPAYERFITALKARLTPDFEMADKAQSDGLTFRRTVIGDVDCWFIVNLQPAPRQTEITLKTQGKFPQTWDAMTGEIGGVDGYRFAEDGRLVVSVDLEPWESRFILCSPEEVPAEPRPDVEPLMEISGPWQLSVDGQGGLETEMELPALTDLATLPVLEHFSGTATYRTEFRVPEVKFPIILDLGEVGDVATVIVNGKEAGKAWMPPYRVDVSELVKPGVNELTVVVANVLWNHVIGLEEPKPIPADLHAHYGQTRNLDYRGWARLQRERVRQSKVRLPSGLMGPVRLETTKPVAGK, from the coding sequence ATGAAGACACGAAAAACGACAAAGGGAATTTTCAGCGTTGCGGTGGTGCTGGTCGCGGGTTCCGCTTTTTCGCCGGAACCGGTCGCAGAGATCAACACCGAGCATGAGCGCAACCAGGCGTTGATGGCAAAAATTGACGGCGCACAGTCGGTGGCTGAAACATTGGCCGCGCTTAAAGAGGGCTGGAACAACCCGCCGGCGACTTATCGTCCGCATACCCGCTGGTGGTGGCCGGGCAACGCCGTGACGAAGGAAGGCATCACCTGGCATCTCGAACAGATGAAGGAGAAGGGTCTCGGCGGCGTCGAGATCATGTCCTACGGCAATGTTTACCAGGAGGGGAATATCCCGTTCGACTCGCCGGAGTTTATCGAGATGGTCAAGTATACGGTGGATGAATGCCGCCGCCTGGGGATGGAAGTCACCCCGCCGCTGAACCCGGGCTGGGGGCATGGCAGCTCGAACACCCCGGAGGATGAAAAGGCGATGGGGCTGGTCTATTCCGAAGTGGATGTGGAGGGCGGTGCGCTGGCCATGGAGCTTCCGCTGCCGAAGGACGGCTACGGGAAAATCATGCCCAAGCGGTTCGAGGCACTGGTGGCTGTGGCGCTCGGAGCCGACGGCACGCCCGATCCGTCGCGGCGGTTCGATTTGACCGATCAGGTAACGGGCGACCGGGCCTGGACGCGCGATCCGCAGATGACGATCGAGGCGGAACTGCCGCCCGGAAAATGGCATCTGCTCGCATTCTGGAACTGCAAGACCGGCCAGAAGTGTGCGGGGGAAAATTACGAGCCGCGCTCATGGCTCATCGACCACCTCAGCTACGAGGCGGCACAGAACCACGCCGGCTACATGGGCGGGAAATACCGCCAGGCATTCGGAGCCGACTTCGGGCAGACGGTGGATTCCATGTTTGGCGACAGCTACGAGGTCGCCCACGGGATTGCCTTCTGGACCCACGGACTGTTCGACCGTTTCGAGCGGGAAAAGGGCTACGACCTACGCCCCTATCTCCCGCTGGCACTCTACGACGGCGCGCCCGAGACGCCCTATGTCCGCCATGACATCGGGCAATTTCTTCACGAGGCCGGGATGGAGGGGATTGTGGCCGGACTGGCGGACTGGTGCGCCGAGGCCGGGGTCGACATGCGCCAGCAGCCGCACTACCGCTTCACGACCGACATCATCGCGGCCTCCGGCGTGTTCCAGCGCCCGGAAACCGAGAATACCAAGACCAGTTTCGAACCCACCTTCTGGCACAAGCTGACCACCAGCGGCGCGTGGCTCTATCCGTCGGATCGGAAGAAGTGGGTCTCGTGCGAGGCCTTCACCTTCATCAACCATCAATACCGCACCTCGATGGATCAGATCAAACGCGGCTCGGACCTCTTCCTGCGCGACGGCGTCACCCAGTTCTACAACCACGGCTATTTCTACACGCCGGAAAAGGAGATCGCCCCGTCGCGTGACCTGCTCTGGGGCAACCGCATCAGCCACGTCAGCCCCTGGTGGCCGTGGTACCGCGGGCTGGCCGACTACCAGGCGCGTGCCTGCTTCCTTTCGCGCCAGGGCCGGGCCGAGGCCGACGTGCTGGTCTATGCGCCCTATCCGAGCACGTGGTCGGAACGCTTCAAGCATCCCGCCCGGGAGGTGCGCGACCTGCCCTTCGGACACCTGCCCAAGACGCTGGTGGCCAACGGCTACGACTTCGATTTCGCCAACGACGACCTGCTGCTCAACCACGCCGAAATCCGGGACGGCAAAATCGTCATCAACGGCTACGACTATGCCGTGCTCATCCTCCCGCGCGTGCTCTGTCTCGCGCCCGAGACGCTCGAAAAGATCGGGCAGTTCGTGCAGGCGGGCGGAACTGTCTTCGCACTCGATACCCTCCCGGAAACCTCCGGCGGGTTGATCGACCATGAGGCGCGTGACACCCGGCTGGCCGGGATGCTCGGGCGGCTCTTTGCCACCGGCGGTGGTGAGAAAGCCGTCGGCCGGGGCACGACCTGGTTCATGCCTGACTGCGACGGATTTGAATACCTCACCAAATGGGCGGGCGTGGCCGGGGCCTGGGATCCCGTCCCGACCCCGCCGCTCAGCCCGGCCTACGAAAGGTTCATCACCGCGCTCAAGGCGCGCCTGACCCCCGATTTCGAAATGGCCGACAAGGCGCAGAGCGACGGCCTGACCTTCCGCCGCACCGTCATCGGCGATGTGGACTGCTGGTTCATCGTCAACCTCCAACCCGCTCCGCGCCAAACCGAAATCACGCTGAAGACCCAGGGCAAATTCCCGCAGACCTGGGATGCCATGACCGGGGAAATCGGTGGTGTGGACGGCTACCGCTTTGCCGAAGACGGACGGCTGGTCGTCTCCGTGGACCTCGAGCCGTGGGAATCCCGGTTCATCCTCTGTTCTCCCGAAGAGGTGCCCGCCGAGCCGCGACCTGATGTCGAGCCCCTGATGGAAATCAGCGGTCCCTGGCAGCTTTCAGTCGATGGCCAGGGCGGACTGGAGACCGAAATGGAACTGCCCGCATTGACCGATCTGGCCACTCTCCCCGTGCTCGAACATTTCTCCGGCACCGCGACCTACCGGACTGAATTCCGGGTTCCCGAGGTCAAGTTCCCGATCATTCTCGACCTCGGCGAAGTCGGCGACGTCGCCACCGTCATCGTCAACGGAAAAGAGGCCGGGAAGGCCTGGATGCCGCCGTATCGCGTCGATGTTTCGGAGCTGGTGAAGCCCGGAGTGAACGAACTGACCGTCGTGGTGGCCAATGTGCTGTGGAACCATGTTATCGGACTGGAGGAACCCAAACCGATTCCGGCAGACCTGCACGCGCACTATGGCCAAACCCGCAATCTGGACTACCGGGGCTGGGCGCGTCTTCAGCGCGAACGCGTCAGGCAGAGCAAGGTACGCCTCCCCTCCGGCCTGATGGGGCCGGTGCGGCTTGAAACAACCAAGCCCGTGGCAGGGAAATAG
- a CDS encoding IS1380 family transposase, translating to MIKPFKLRKSKAELNSTAGNHLCGMILGNLPQSHLPENFQPRRSNAIADRDILLTQIGLHCNARTDFNDIDLYRNDTVFKNAFGLKTIASEPVFRTRFDDLPGERTHAALRTLNLGLLHNRSFGRVDADGLELVPVDMDVSPFDNSGSSKQGVSFTYKKHDGFAPTFAYIGTEGYMLDCELRPGKQHCQSGTPEAIKRAAQMLRHLGLEGQCLFRLDSGNDAEDNFDPFGKNQFIVKRNLRKESLEQWLALARRVGEKLETREGKNVYTGFVHHLHPGGNEDRPCVPVAFKVTERLVDHDGFELLIPEIEVETYWTNLPCAATTVIDLYHDHGTSEQFHSELKSDLDVERLPSGKLCANRIILLCAMVAFNLLRTLGQEMLRHKHLAPQKIKVQRWRMKTILQNLIYCACRIVRHAGQTILDFGRHSPWFDVLNAVAASFA from the coding sequence ATGATTAAACCGTTCAAACTCCGCAAAAGCAAGGCCGAGCTCAACTCAACTGCCGGAAATCATCTCTGCGGCATGATCCTTGGAAACCTTCCGCAAAGTCACTTGCCCGAGAACTTCCAGCCCCGCCGTTCGAATGCCATCGCCGACCGTGATATCCTTCTGACCCAGATTGGCCTGCACTGCAATGCACGAACGGATTTCAATGATATCGACCTCTATCGCAACGACACGGTGTTCAAAAATGCATTCGGCCTTAAGACCATTGCTTCCGAGCCGGTGTTTCGCACCCGCTTTGACGATCTGCCCGGCGAGCGCACCCATGCCGCCCTGCGCACGCTCAACCTTGGATTGCTGCACAACCGCAGTTTCGGCCGCGTAGATGCAGACGGCCTCGAACTCGTTCCGGTCGATATGGATGTCAGTCCGTTCGATAACTCCGGCTCATCCAAGCAGGGTGTTTCATTCACATACAAAAAGCATGATGGCTTTGCGCCGACGTTCGCCTATATCGGAACCGAAGGATACATGCTCGACTGTGAACTTCGTCCCGGCAAACAGCACTGTCAATCCGGTACGCCCGAAGCGATTAAGCGTGCAGCGCAAATGCTCCGTCATCTTGGTCTGGAAGGGCAATGCCTGTTCCGCCTCGACAGCGGCAACGACGCAGAAGACAACTTCGACCCGTTCGGGAAAAACCAATTCATCGTCAAGCGCAACCTGCGCAAAGAGAGCCTGGAGCAATGGCTCGCACTCGCCCGGCGCGTGGGCGAAAAGCTCGAAACCCGCGAAGGGAAGAACGTTTACACCGGCTTTGTCCACCATCTGCATCCCGGCGGGAATGAAGATCGTCCCTGTGTGCCTGTCGCCTTCAAGGTGACCGAACGGCTTGTCGATCACGACGGATTCGAGCTGCTCATCCCGGAAATCGAAGTCGAAACCTACTGGACGAATCTACCTTGTGCAGCGACAACAGTCATCGACCTCTACCACGACCACGGCACCAGTGAACAGTTCCATTCCGAACTTAAAAGCGACCTCGACGTCGAGCGGCTGCCGTCCGGAAAACTTTGCGCGAACCGCATCATCCTGCTCTGTGCCATGGTTGCGTTCAACCTGTTGCGTACGCTCGGGCAGGAAATGCTTCGTCATAAACACCTCGCGCCGCAAAAGATCAAGGTGCAACGCTGGCGGATGAAAACGATCCTTCAGAATCTGATCTACTGCGCCTGCCGGATCGTCCGGCACGCCGGACAGACCATACTCGACTTCGGGCGACACAGCCCCTGGTTCGATGTGCTCAACGCAGTGGCCGCATCCTTCGCATAA
- a CDS encoding IS4 family transposase codes for MPASRAGSKRAIFRQVCELIPPHLVPKLARKHRIKSRGITPWSHLVSMLYAQFTHAIGLNDVVDALRAHRAPMAGIRGAKPPSRNGLSHANRTRDPKMAEELFWSVLEYFERLRPGFGGVKFRRLPRRFKRTVYALDSTTIKLFANCMDWAKHRRRKAAAKLHLRLNLESFLPAFAIVDSARGHDSTKAHELCAGLKAGEIAVFDMAYIDYTHLFRLAERGVFRVSRVRESMNLRCMKRLVKKPAGRILRDDLVLVQNPGKRKDYPKRMRRIVARIEINGEDRIMTFFTNNFEWAASSICDLYKARWNIETFFKQIKQTLHLSDFLGHNRKAIEWPLWTALLMYVLLRFLHTCSDWAHSFTRLFTCLRAVLWQRLHLLAYLKSYGTAQGSFRMQWAPQQAYLPGLGLSPL; via the coding sequence ATGCCAGCCAGTCGAGCCGGGAGTAAGCGTGCCATTTTTCGTCAGGTCTGTGAACTCATTCCGCCGCACCTTGTGCCGAAACTTGCGCGCAAGCATCGGATCAAGTCGAGGGGCATCACGCCCTGGAGCCATCTGGTGAGCATGCTCTATGCGCAGTTCACCCACGCGATCGGTCTGAACGACGTGGTGGACGCGCTGCGCGCCCATCGGGCGCCGATGGCCGGTATCCGTGGCGCCAAGCCGCCGAGCCGCAACGGGCTCTCGCACGCGAACAGGACCCGCGATCCGAAAATGGCCGAGGAGCTTTTCTGGTCGGTGCTCGAGTACTTCGAGAGGTTGCGACCGGGGTTCGGCGGCGTGAAGTTCCGCCGACTGCCGCGCCGCTTTAAACGGACGGTGTATGCCCTGGACTCCACGACGATCAAGCTGTTCGCCAACTGCATGGACTGGGCGAAGCATCGGCGGCGCAAGGCGGCCGCGAAGCTGCACCTGCGGCTGAACCTGGAGAGCTTCCTGCCGGCCTTCGCGATTGTCGACTCGGCCAGGGGGCACGACAGCACCAAGGCGCACGAGTTGTGCGCAGGCCTCAAGGCAGGCGAAATCGCCGTGTTTGACATGGCCTACATCGACTATACGCATCTGTTCAGACTGGCCGAGCGGGGTGTCTTCCGGGTGAGCCGCGTGAGAGAAAGCATGAACTTGCGCTGCATGAAGCGGCTGGTGAAGAAGCCCGCGGGGCGCATCCTGCGTGACGATCTCGTGCTCGTTCAGAATCCCGGTAAGCGAAAGGACTATCCGAAGCGCATGCGCCGGATCGTGGCCCGCATCGAGATCAACGGCGAGGATCGGATAATGACCTTCTTTACGAACAACTTCGAGTGGGCGGCCTCGAGCATCTGTGATCTGTACAAGGCGCGATGGAACATCGAAACCTTCTTCAAACAGATCAAGCAGACGCTGCACCTGAGCGACTTCCTCGGGCATAACCGCAAGGCGATTGAGTGGCCGCTCTGGACGGCGCTGCTGATGTACGTGCTGCTCCGCTTTCTGCATACCTGCAGCGATTGGGCGCACAGCTTTACGCGGTTGTTTACCTGCCTGCGCGCGGTTCTGTGGCAACGGCTTCATCTGCTCGCCTATTTGAAATCCTATGGGACAGCACAGGGCAGCTTCCGGATGCAATGGGCCCCGCAACAAGCCTATTTGCCCGGATTAGGGTTGTCCCCTCTCTGA